A single window of Ignavibacteriota bacterium DNA harbors:
- a CDS encoding glycosyltransferase translates to MIDKKSKKNIVFSNIGITNQNVNRAEGMLRLSYRTFFISMLLTLIIYYTFPYVKMSAGGFLVYSSIVALVGFLSILLIRYFGILITSFLFVTKYTLTQTKDYNPFVSIIVPVYNEATIIQDSIKSLLQLNYNNYEIIIVNDGSSDDTIEKCNQLVGVHSGINSKVMVSLINKPNGGKASALNTGIQFSKADFVLCMDGDTHIDPNTLKVSMRHFKNEKLGAVAGNVKILNRNKILTDLQSLEYIEGLNMLRSSQSYLGIINIIPGPVGIFRKSAIIQAGWYSNDTFAEDADLTLKLRIAGWEVIYEMNAIGYTEAPESIYQLLKQRYRWTRGILQSIRKYKRFLYNPFLNFSSSVILWSMFYEAIVWPTMNIFAHLFFMSVAIIFGMSSLIPLWWAIIAVLDIISAIYCIAVEAEELRLIPYAIIYRIFFIFLIDITKAAATIEEFLGMRMTWSKLDRIGTLKSN, encoded by the coding sequence ATGATTGATAAAAAAAGTAAAAAAAATATTGTGTTTTCCAACATTGGAATAACAAATCAAAACGTTAATAGAGCAGAAGGAATGCTTAGGTTATCATACAGGACATTTTTTATTTCCATGTTGCTGACATTAATTATTTATTATACATTTCCGTATGTTAAAATGTCAGCTGGTGGTTTTTTAGTTTACTCTTCTATTGTTGCGTTAGTGGGCTTTCTTTCAATCCTTCTTATTAGATATTTCGGAATTTTAATTACAAGTTTTCTTTTTGTAACAAAATATACATTGACGCAAACCAAAGATTATAATCCATTTGTTTCTATAATAGTTCCCGTATATAACGAGGCTACGATCATACAGGATTCAATTAAATCACTTCTTCAGCTTAATTATAATAATTATGAAATAATAATTGTAAATGACGGTTCAAGTGATGATACTATTGAAAAGTGTAATCAATTAGTAGGAGTGCATTCCGGAATAAATTCAAAAGTGATGGTAAGTTTAATAAATAAACCAAACGGTGGAAAAGCAAGCGCGCTTAATACTGGGATACAGTTTTCAAAAGCTGATTTTGTTTTGTGTATGGATGGAGATACTCATATCGATCCAAATACATTAAAAGTCAGTATGAGGCACTTTAAAAATGAAAAGTTAGGTGCAGTTGCGGGTAATGTAAAAATATTAAACCGAAATAAAATTTTAACCGATTTGCAGTCGCTTGAATACATTGAAGGTTTGAATATGCTTCGAAGTTCACAAAGTTACTTAGGCATAATAAATATTATACCAGGCCCAGTAGGAATTTTTAGAAAATCAGCTATCATACAAGCCGGGTGGTATTCTAATGATACATTTGCGGAAGATGCAGATTTGACCTTAAAATTAAGAATTGCCGGATGGGAAGTTATATATGAGATGAATGCCATTGGTTATACTGAGGCTCCTGAAAGTATTTATCAATTACTTAAACAAAGATATCGATGGACCAGAGGCATACTTCAATCAATAAGAAAATATAAAAGATTTCTATATAATCCTTTCCTAAATTTTAGCAGTTCTGTAATACTATGGTCTATGTTTTATGAAGCTATAGTTTGGCCTACAATGAATATTTTTGCACATTTATTTTTCATGTCAGTGGCAATAATTTTCGGCATGTCTAGCTTAATACCACTTTGGTGGGCAATAATAGCGGTTCTAGATATTATTTCGGCAATTTATTGTATTGCCGTTGAAGCTGAAGAGCTAAGGCTGATTCCCTATGCTATAATTTATAGAATATTTTTCATTTTTCTAATTGATATAACAAAAGCTGCCGCGACAATTGAAGAATTTCTAGGCATGCGTATGACATGGAGTAAACTTGATAGAATTGGTACTTTAAAATCTAACTAA
- a CDS encoding beta-galactosidase trimerization domain-containing protein, translated as MLNDESNWYENNIKTWQKFAESSGIILDVIGDETIENGDFKKYNLIILSSAKALSNTEIIRIKQYLENGGNIFATNSTATFDREGKWRGWKFFNEVFGIKFINEFSSIEKTRKQTFRGNIPITAGIPSGFSLRIATWDNPMACKVLEPRTQPISFWNNFRSDNHFVTENTEEMAGSVFGNYGKGRFVWMGFDINSVHGEQEEYIMFDKFFNNIISWLNKKPIIFVKDWPGNYKAASVINVNVNSDLSNKDNILKYIDKESLPMTFYIDSEIAKQNVLQVKMLSQNGELGALVPLGNLVSANNIVYHLDDYNKQYEQLKNSKAILEKIIERPINNAMPLYGMYDENTVHALIAAGYKTLVSDSLFNKSVPNSLIKGNKQIITFNKTAYTSSEINSNFGINNLEYQLSTYKDDIDRVIFEGGLYNLNIQSNILSTNDYSVILNDLFKYLKSKNIWLAKSDEIRNWWIAKNSIEVGINEISKRRISFLITNPSDFVINDLIIQIDINKSIKNLEITSEIIGTKIPEFVFDKDNKRIHLKLKDLKAGESNSYFIDFDELAI; from the coding sequence TTGCTTAATGATGAAAGTAACTGGTATGAAAATAATATTAAAACATGGCAAAAGTTTGCAGAATCGTCCGGGATTATCTTAGATGTAATTGGAGATGAAACAATTGAAAATGGAGATTTTAAAAAATACAACTTGATTATATTATCATCGGCAAAAGCTTTAAGCAATACTGAAATAATTAGAATAAAACAATATTTAGAAAATGGCGGGAATATTTTTGCGACTAATTCTACCGCAACATTTGATAGAGAAGGTAAATGGAGAGGCTGGAAATTTTTCAATGAAGTTTTTGGTATAAAATTTATAAACGAATTTTCTTCTATTGAAAAAACAAGAAAGCAAACATTTAGAGGTAATATTCCTATAACCGCAGGAATTCCTTCCGGATTTTCTTTAAGAATTGCCACTTGGGACAACCCAATGGCTTGTAAAGTTCTGGAACCTAGAACTCAGCCGATTAGTTTTTGGAATAATTTTAGGTCAGATAATCATTTTGTTACTGAAAACACAGAAGAGATGGCAGGTTCAGTTTTTGGCAATTATGGTAAAGGCAGATTTGTTTGGATGGGATTCGATATAAATTCAGTTCATGGTGAACAAGAAGAATATATAATGTTTGACAAATTTTTTAATAACATAATTAGCTGGCTTAATAAAAAACCAATAATTTTTGTAAAAGATTGGCCGGGAAATTATAAAGCAGCGTCAGTCATTAACGTAAATGTAAATAGCGATCTATCAAATAAAGATAATATATTAAAATACATAGACAAAGAATCTTTGCCAATGACTTTTTATATTGATTCTGAAATCGCAAAGCAAAATGTCCTTCAAGTAAAAATGTTATCCCAAAATGGAGAACTAGGAGCTTTAGTCCCGCTTGGGAATTTAGTTTCTGCCAACAATATTGTTTATCACCTAGATGATTATAATAAACAATATGAACAATTAAAAAATTCAAAAGCTATTTTAGAAAAAATAATAGAACGTCCTATAAATAACGCAATGCCTTTATATGGAATGTATGATGAGAATACAGTACATGCGCTAATTGCGGCTGGTTATAAAACTTTGGTGAGTGATTCTTTATTTAATAAGTCAGTTCCGAATTCTCTAATTAAAGGTAACAAGCAAATAATAACATTTAATAAAACAGCTTACACATCCAGTGAAATAAATTCTAATTTTGGAATTAATAATCTTGAATATCAATTATCTACATATAAAGATGATATTGATAGAGTTATATTTGAAGGGGGATTATACAATCTGAATATACAATCCAATATATTATCAACTAATGATTATTCGGTAATTTTAAATGATTTGTTTAAATATTTAAAAAGTAAAAATATTTGGTTAGCCAAAAGTGATGAAATAAGAAATTGGTGGATTGCTAAAAACTCAATTGAAGTAGGAATTAATGAAATAAGTAAACGTAGAATTTCATTTTTAATTACCAATCCCAGTGATTTTGTTATAAATGACCTTATAATTCAAATAGACATTAATAAATCAATAAAGAATCTTGAAATAACTTCAGAAATAATCGGCACAAAAATTCCCGAATTCGTTTTTGATAAAGATAATAAAAGAATTCACCTTAAATTAAAAGACCTAAAAGCAGGTGAATCAAATTCATATTTTATTGATTTTGATGAGCTTGCGATTTAA